GACCGCGGTCACCACATCGACCAGTTCAGCCTTTTTGGCGGCCGCCAGCAGGCTGGTCTGTTCGCCCGTGCGGCCGGTTTCCATGGCATCGGTGGTGAACTGTTCGACCAACTGGGTGAAGCTCTGGCCCTGAGCCCCGGCCTTGCCGTCGGCGCCGCCGGCCTTGGGAACTTCAGCAACCGGCGTCAGGCCGATGGAGGAAATATTTTCAGCCATTTCGGCAACCCCTTTGATTTTTTTCGCGGCGCGCGTTCGGGTATGTCAGGTTTGGGCTCGGCCGCCCGCTCCCCTGGCCTGCCCCCCGAAAACTGGTCCAGCCCGGATGTTAGGATTGGGTTGGCTTGAAGGAGGGCAAAATGGCGAAGAAGAATCACACGGTTGAGCAGATTATCGGCAAGCTCCGCGAGGCGGAGGTCCGGCTAAGCCAGG
This window of the Alphaproteobacteria bacterium genome carries:
- a CDS encoding flagellar hook-basal body complex protein FliE, translating into MAENISSIGLTPVAEVPKAGGADGKAGAQGQSFTQLVEQFTTDAMETGRTGEQTSLLAAAKKAELVDVVTAVSDAEVTLQTVMALRDRVIQAYQEIIKMPI